Proteins encoded together in one Streptomyces umbrinus window:
- a CDS encoding DUF6250 domain-containing protein gives MTTTRRTFGALATGVALAALVPTQTASAAARYRPGRLIARDDFRHGLGQWATELQDGGSVTASQGVLEMDVPSGATVWFKRRLRGPYVLEYTATPVSAGGANDRVSDLNNFWNATDVRSPEDLFATHRGGALDEYDHLTTYYAGYGANSNTTTRLRRYVGEAGVRPLVFDYTEPLLAANEPNRVRIVSNGSTVQWWNNGRLVFDFVDQEPYTSGHFAFRTVWSHFRITDFRVRELRQRP, from the coding sequence ATGACGACCACACGCAGAACGTTCGGAGCCCTGGCCACCGGTGTCGCACTCGCCGCGCTGGTCCCCACGCAGACGGCGAGCGCGGCGGCCCGGTACCGTCCGGGGCGACTCATCGCCCGCGACGACTTCCGGCACGGCCTCGGCCAGTGGGCGACAGAGCTGCAGGACGGCGGCAGCGTCACCGCGTCCCAGGGCGTTCTGGAGATGGACGTGCCGAGCGGCGCGACGGTCTGGTTCAAGCGAAGGCTGCGAGGGCCGTACGTCCTGGAATACACCGCCACACCGGTCTCGGCGGGCGGCGCCAACGACCGGGTCTCGGACCTCAACAACTTCTGGAACGCCACGGACGTCCGCTCACCGGAGGACCTCTTCGCCACGCACCGCGGCGGCGCGCTCGACGAGTACGACCACCTCACGACGTACTACGCCGGATACGGCGCCAACTCCAACACCACGACCAGGCTGCGCCGTTACGTCGGTGAGGCGGGCGTCCGGCCGCTCGTCTTCGACTACACGGAGCCGCTGCTCGCGGCGAACGAGCCCAACCGGGTCCGGATCGTCTCCAACGGCTCGACGGTCCAGTGGTGGAACAACGGGCGGCTCGTCTTCGACTTCGTGGACCAAGAGCCGTACACGAGCGGCCACTTCGCGTTCCGGACCGTGTGGAGTCACTTCAGGATCACGGACTTCCGGGTGCGGGAGCTGCGACAACGTCCCTGA
- a CDS encoding alpha-galactosidase — MLEIGEDGRTWLLSGPASSYALRLGEDDALLHLHWGPRIALADAEALAAGPGPEYWAFEATLDGHEEYPVEGGPRFVRPALSVRTDERRGTEWSFETYEADGDELRLRFSDSGLGITLHYRMRAGTDVVERWVTLDNEGPALEVLRADSAAWTLPHRDGWRLSQLHGRWAAESRLVRSELTYGEKVIGSRRGHTSHQHLPWVALDADGAATEERGEVYGCALAWSGTWRIAVAQLPDARVQITGGVGYDDSGLLRLEPGESFVTPVFAGLWSDGGFGGASRAWHAYQRAYVIPEADEHRPVLYNSWEATEFDISEEQQGALARRAAAMGVELFVVDDGWFGARTSDRAGLGDWTPNPDRFPAGLKPLADEVHALGMQFGIWVEPEMVNPDSELYRAHPDWVQFQPGRKRTELRNQLVLNLARDDVQEYLWEQLDTLLSSAPIDYVKWDFNRCFTDAGWSGEAYPQRLWVDHVHALYRLLDRLRAAHPGVAFESCSGGGGRIDLGIMARTDQVWTSDNTDPLDRLAIQHGFSQVHPARTMAAWVTDSPNVQLNGRVSSLRFRFVSAMAGVLGVGGDLTRWSDEELAEARTWVELYKEIRPVVQGGDLHRLRAPEGGLSAVQYSRDGEVVVLAWLQAQHYGEPVAPVRLRGLDPTAAYECLETGEVHRGAVLLHHGLRTGLQGDLDAAVFRLRRM, encoded by the coding sequence ATGTTGGAGATCGGCGAAGACGGTCGTACGTGGCTTCTTTCGGGCCCGGCGAGCAGTTATGCCCTGCGGCTCGGCGAGGACGACGCGCTGCTGCATCTGCACTGGGGCCCGCGTATCGCGCTCGCCGACGCCGAGGCACTCGCCGCCGGCCCGGGACCGGAGTACTGGGCCTTCGAGGCCACCCTCGACGGACACGAGGAGTACCCGGTGGAGGGCGGCCCCCGGTTCGTGCGGCCCGCCCTGTCCGTGCGGACGGACGAGCGGCGCGGCACCGAGTGGAGCTTCGAGACGTACGAGGCCGACGGCGACGAGCTGCGGCTGCGGTTCTCCGACTCCGGGCTCGGGATCACGCTGCACTACCGGATGCGGGCCGGGACCGACGTCGTCGAGCGGTGGGTGACCCTCGACAACGAAGGGCCCGCCCTGGAGGTGCTGCGCGCCGACTCCGCGGCCTGGACGCTGCCGCACCGCGACGGCTGGCGGCTGTCCCAGCTGCACGGCCGGTGGGCGGCCGAGTCCCGGCTCGTACGCTCCGAACTCACCTACGGTGAGAAGGTCATCGGCAGCCGGCGCGGGCACACCTCGCACCAGCACCTGCCCTGGGTCGCTCTGGACGCCGACGGCGCGGCCACCGAGGAGCGGGGCGAGGTCTACGGGTGCGCCCTCGCCTGGTCGGGCACCTGGCGGATCGCCGTGGCCCAACTCCCGGACGCGCGCGTGCAGATCACCGGCGGGGTCGGGTACGACGACTCGGGGCTGCTGCGGCTGGAGCCGGGGGAGAGCTTCGTCACACCCGTCTTCGCGGGGCTGTGGAGCGACGGCGGATTCGGCGGCGCGAGCCGTGCCTGGCACGCCTACCAGCGCGCCTATGTGATCCCGGAGGCGGACGAGCACCGGCCGGTGCTCTACAACTCCTGGGAGGCCACGGAGTTCGACATCTCCGAGGAGCAGCAGGGGGCGCTGGCGCGGCGGGCCGCCGCGATGGGGGTCGAGCTGTTCGTGGTCGACGACGGCTGGTTCGGGGCGCGCACCAGCGACCGGGCCGGGCTCGGCGACTGGACGCCCAACCCCGACCGCTTCCCGGCCGGTCTCAAGCCCCTCGCGGACGAGGTGCACGCGCTGGGGATGCAGTTCGGGATCTGGGTCGAGCCCGAGATGGTCAACCCGGACAGCGAGCTGTACCGCGCGCACCCCGACTGGGTGCAGTTCCAACCGGGACGAAAGAGGACGGAGCTGCGCAATCAGCTCGTACTGAACCTCGCCCGCGATGACGTCCAGGAGTATCTCTGGGAGCAGCTCGACACGCTGCTCTCCAGTGCGCCGATCGACTATGTGAAGTGGGACTTCAACCGCTGCTTCACCGACGCGGGGTGGTCCGGCGAGGCCTACCCGCAGCGGCTCTGGGTGGACCATGTGCACGCCCTGTACCGCCTCTTGGACCGGCTGCGGGCGGCCCACCCGGGCGTCGCCTTCGAGTCGTGCTCGGGCGGCGGCGGCCGTATCGACCTCGGGATCATGGCGCGTACGGATCAGGTGTGGACCTCGGACAACACCGACCCGCTCGACCGGCTCGCCATCCAGCACGGCTTCAGCCAGGTGCATCCCGCGCGGACCATGGCCGCCTGGGTCACCGACAGTCCGAACGTCCAGCTCAACGGTCGCGTCAGTTCGCTGCGCTTCCGCTTCGTGAGCGCGATGGCCGGAGTGCTCGGTGTCGGCGGCGACCTGACGCGGTGGAGCGACGAGGAGCTGGCCGAGGCGCGGACGTGGGTGGAGCTCTACAAGGAGATCCGGCCCGTCGTGCAGGGCGGGGACCTTCACCGGCTGCGGGCGCCGGAGGGCGGGCTGAGCGCCGTGCAGTACTCGCGTGACGGCGAGGTCGTGGTCCTCGCCTGGCTCCAGGCCCAGCACTACGGCGAGCCGGTCGCTCCTGTGCGGCTGCGCGGACTCGACCCGACAGCGGCGTACGAATGCCTTGAAACGGGCGAAGTCCACCGAGGTGCGGTGCTGTTGCATCACGGGTTGCGGACGGGGCTGCAGGGTGACCTTGATGCGGCAGTTTTCCGACTGCGTCGCATGTGA
- a CDS encoding SGNH/GDSL hydrolase family protein: MIGSYVAVGDSFTEGVGDLGPDGAFVGWADRFAVLLADRRPEGDFDYTNLAVRGKLLDQIVEDQLTRAKELAPDLVSFCAGGNDIIRPGTDPDEVAERFERAVADLTSAVGTVLVTTGFDTRGVPVLKHMRGKIATYNLHIRAIADRYGCPVLDLWSLKTIQDRRAWDGDRLHLSPEGHTQVALRAGQVLGLEVPADPDQPWPPLPPRGTLEMRRDNIHWAREYLVPWIGRRLRGESSGDRVVAKGSLSPGDIKMRIEPVA, encoded by the coding sequence GTGATCGGGTCGTACGTGGCGGTGGGGGACAGCTTCACCGAGGGCGTCGGCGACCTTGGCCCGGACGGGGCGTTCGTCGGCTGGGCCGACCGGTTCGCGGTGCTTCTCGCGGACCGTCGGCCCGAGGGCGACTTCGACTACACCAACCTCGCCGTCCGCGGGAAACTCCTCGACCAGATCGTCGAGGACCAGTTGACGCGCGCGAAGGAACTCGCGCCGGACCTGGTCTCCTTCTGCGCGGGCGGCAACGACATCATCCGGCCGGGCACCGACCCCGACGAGGTCGCGGAGCGCTTCGAGCGTGCCGTCGCGGACCTCACGTCGGCCGTCGGCACGGTCCTCGTGACCACCGGCTTCGACACCCGTGGCGTACCCGTGCTCAAGCACATGCGCGGCAAGATCGCTACGTACAACCTCCATATCCGGGCCATCGCCGACCGGTACGGCTGTCCCGTGCTCGACCTGTGGTCCCTCAAGACCATCCAGGACCGGCGGGCCTGGGACGGCGACCGGCTCCATCTGTCGCCCGAGGGGCACACGCAGGTCGCCCTGCGCGCCGGCCAGGTCCTCGGCCTGGAAGTGCCCGCGGACCCCGACCAGCCGTGGCCGCCGCTGCCTCCGCGCGGCACGCTCGAAATGCGGCGCGACAACATCCACTGGGCGCGCGAGTACCTGGTGCCGTGGATCGGGCGGCGCCTTCGCGGGGAGTCCTCCGGGGACCGCGTGGTGGCGAAGGGAAGCCTGTCGCCCGGCGACATCAAGATGCGGATCGAGCCGGTGGCTTGA
- a CDS encoding DUF6126 family protein yields MKDMEEKFPRALWVRLIIYVAVGHIFAAFIYLLFSLGAQGQ; encoded by the coding sequence ATGAAGGACATGGAGGAGAAGTTCCCGCGCGCTCTGTGGGTGCGGCTCATCATCTACGTGGCGGTCGGGCACATCTTCGCCGCCTTCATCTACCTGCTGTTCTCGCTCGGAGCTCAGGGGCAGTAG
- a CDS encoding helix-turn-helix domain-containing protein — protein sequence MSPVEGTSPSEPEAADELPAVAPQLRALRRRASLTLESVARTAGLSPAHLSRLETGQRQPSLPMLLALARIYGTTVSELLGETVAERDAVVRAGDMEPTQAGGWTYWQAGAAGRGMQSLRVHVPYGAQGDIVRVHPGEEWLYVLEGRLRLRLGDTAHVLEPGDSAHFDSLTPHRIAAADRDGAELLFVHTLLQSPTATLCLGPTTPGETS from the coding sequence ATGAGCCCTGTCGAGGGTACGAGCCCTTCTGAGCCGGAGGCGGCCGACGAGCTGCCTGCGGTCGCACCCCAGCTGCGTGCACTGCGGCGCCGTGCCTCACTCACCCTGGAGTCCGTGGCCCGCACCGCCGGGCTCTCGCCCGCGCATCTGTCCCGTCTGGAGACCGGACAGCGCCAGCCCTCGCTGCCGATGCTGCTCGCGCTGGCCCGCATCTACGGTACGACCGTCTCCGAGCTGCTCGGCGAGACGGTCGCCGAGCGGGACGCCGTCGTGCGTGCCGGCGACATGGAGCCCACCCAGGCCGGTGGCTGGACGTACTGGCAGGCCGGGGCGGCCGGACGCGGCATGCAGTCCCTGCGTGTGCACGTCCCGTACGGGGCCCAGGGCGACATCGTGCGGGTCCACCCCGGAGAGGAGTGGCTCTACGTCCTTGAAGGGCGGCTGCGGCTGCGGCTCGGGGACACAGCGCACGTCCTCGAGCCCGGCGACAGTGCGCACTTCGACTCGCTGACCCCGCACCGGATCGCCGCCGCGGACCGGGACGGGGCCGAGCTCCTCTTCGTACACACCCTGCTGCAGAGCCCCACGGCCACGCTGTGCCTCGGGCCGACGACCCCTGGAGAGACGTCATGA
- a CDS encoding MBL fold metallo-hydrolase, which translates to MTGSRSLSSGLRALRPAAFGADPSGERMERIRRSPNYADGVFRNPEGAPRPDGAMLEFARSFFRKEERVRRAPAGTVPVHATTLADLARPPADGLRLTWMGHSSVLAEIDGHRVLFDPVWGERCSPFAFAGPKRLHPVPLPLEALGPVDVVVISHDHYDHLDLPTIKALAGTDTVFAVPLGVGAHLEHWGVSADRLRELDWHETTKVGGISLTATPARHFCGRGLRNTQHTLWASWAVAGDEHRIYHSGDTGYFAGFADIGAEHGPFDATMIQIGAYSEFWPDIHMTPEEGMRAHLDLQGGRHSGVMMPIHWATFNLAAHPWAEPGEGTVTAARAVGARIALPRPGEPFEPTSETVPSEPWWRGVAVVPEGGWPSAEETVGGTPRDTKEDTGDPETVPAG; encoded by the coding sequence GTGACCGGTTCCCGTTCCCTGAGCTCCGGGCTCCGTGCGCTGCGGCCCGCCGCGTTCGGCGCGGATCCGAGCGGTGAGCGCATGGAGCGCATCCGCAGATCGCCGAACTACGCGGACGGCGTCTTCCGGAATCCCGAGGGCGCTCCCCGGCCCGACGGTGCCATGCTCGAGTTCGCGCGGTCCTTCTTCCGCAAGGAGGAGCGCGTGCGCCGCGCCCCGGCGGGCACGGTGCCGGTGCATGCCACGACCCTCGCCGACCTGGCCCGGCCACCGGCCGACGGACTGCGGCTCACGTGGATGGGGCACTCCAGCGTCCTCGCCGAGATCGACGGGCACCGGGTGCTCTTCGACCCGGTCTGGGGTGAGCGCTGCTCCCCGTTCGCCTTCGCCGGTCCCAAGCGGCTGCACCCCGTGCCCCTACCGCTGGAGGCGCTCGGCCCGGTGGACGTGGTCGTCATCTCGCACGACCACTACGACCACCTGGACCTGCCCACGATCAAGGCCCTGGCCGGTACGGACACGGTGTTCGCGGTGCCCCTCGGTGTCGGCGCCCACCTGGAGCACTGGGGCGTCTCCGCGGACAGGCTGCGCGAGCTCGACTGGCACGAGACGACGAAGGTCGGCGGAATCTCCCTGACCGCCACACCCGCCCGCCACTTCTGCGGCCGCGGCCTGCGCAACACGCAGCACACCCTCTGGGCCTCCTGGGCCGTGGCAGGGGACGAGCACCGGATCTACCACAGCGGGGACACGGGGTACTTCGCCGGTTTCGCGGACATCGGCGCCGAGCACGGCCCCTTCGACGCCACGATGATCCAGATCGGCGCGTACAGCGAGTTCTGGCCCGACATCCACATGACGCCCGAGGAGGGCATGCGGGCCCACCTGGACCTCCAGGGCGGCCGGCACAGCGGCGTGATGATGCCGATCCACTGGGCGACGTTCAACCTCGCGGCGCACCCCTGGGCCGAGCCCGGCGAGGGCACCGTCACCGCCGCCCGCGCGGTCGGCGCCCGGATCGCGCTGCCCCGGCCCGGTGAGCCCTTCGAGCCGACCTCGGAGACCGTCCCGTCCGAGCCCTGGTGGCGCGGTGTGGCCGTCGTCCCGGAGGGCGGCTGGCCCTCCGCCGAGGAGACGGTCGGTGGCACACCGCGTGACACCAAGGAGGACACCGGAGACCCGGAAACCGTCCCCGCGGGGTGA
- a CDS encoding TetR/AcrR family transcriptional regulator — protein sequence MARVRLSVAERREELLRAAIQQIEGRGVSAVRIADVATALGVSNALVLYHFSTKEKLVAAAFTYAAEDDLAHLRKLLGRRTTALRRLRAAVRWYAPTGQAKGWRLWIEGWAVALREPALRDVTRDLDRQWKAAITEVIAEGVAAGEFHCPDPTSTALRLTALLDGLAVQMTAYPGAVSRARTQEWVDEALARELGLAREALTAPGA from the coding sequence GTGGCAAGAGTGCGGTTGAGCGTGGCGGAGCGGCGTGAGGAACTGCTGCGGGCCGCCATCCAGCAGATCGAGGGGCGGGGCGTGTCCGCGGTGCGGATCGCCGATGTGGCGACCGCGCTCGGGGTGAGCAACGCGCTGGTGCTCTATCACTTCTCGACCAAGGAGAAACTGGTCGCAGCCGCGTTCACGTACGCGGCCGAGGACGACCTCGCCCATCTCCGCAAGCTGCTCGGCCGCCGGACGACCGCGCTGCGGCGGCTGCGGGCGGCGGTCCGCTGGTACGCGCCGACGGGGCAGGCCAAGGGCTGGCGGCTGTGGATCGAGGGCTGGGCGGTCGCGCTGCGCGAACCCGCGCTGCGAGACGTCACCCGTGACCTGGACCGGCAGTGGAAGGCCGCGATCACCGAGGTCATCGCGGAGGGCGTGGCCGCGGGCGAGTTCCACTGCCCGGACCCCACGAGTACGGCCCTGCGCCTGACCGCCCTGCTGGACGGGCTCGCCGTCCAGATGACGGCGTACCCCGGCGCGGTGTCACGCGCCCGCACCCAGGAGTGGGTGGACGAGGCACTGGCCCGGGAGCTGGGGCTGGCGCGCGAGGCGCTGACGGCTCCGGGCGCCTGA
- a CDS encoding tyrosine-protein phosphatase — MTQQVPSTEPELAGVRNFRDVGGLPTVDGRRVAYGRLFRSGHLAHATESDAAFLASLGLHTIFDFRNAADQKLEGPDVELPGVRNVNLPLTDPAHGAEFWTMVRDGDIDQLRSILGDGKAADRMIGSYRAIIQERTAEHRQVLHSMAEDSVPALMHCAAGKDRAGLSIAITLLALGVEREAIVADYLESNATHRRYKVHRSKSSASAYSPEVMELLSPLFDARAEYLEAAFDTIEEKWGGVDTYLEQGLGVTPEIRERLRERFLD, encoded by the coding sequence GTGACGCAGCAGGTCCCGTCGACCGAGCCCGAGCTGGCTGGAGTGCGCAACTTCCGTGATGTCGGCGGCCTGCCGACGGTGGACGGCCGGCGCGTGGCGTACGGACGGCTGTTCCGCAGCGGCCATCTCGCGCACGCGACGGAGTCGGACGCCGCGTTCCTCGCGTCCCTGGGCCTGCACACGATCTTCGACTTCCGCAACGCCGCCGACCAGAAACTCGAAGGGCCCGACGTCGAGCTGCCTGGTGTGCGGAACGTGAATCTTCCGCTGACCGACCCGGCGCACGGCGCCGAGTTCTGGACGATGGTCCGCGACGGCGACATCGACCAGTTGCGCTCGATCCTCGGGGACGGCAAGGCGGCGGACCGGATGATCGGTTCCTACCGCGCGATCATCCAGGAGCGCACGGCCGAGCACCGCCAGGTGCTCCACTCGATGGCCGAGGACAGCGTCCCCGCCCTGATGCACTGCGCGGCGGGCAAGGACCGCGCCGGCCTCTCCATCGCCATCACCCTGCTCGCCCTCGGCGTCGAGCGCGAGGCCATCGTCGCGGACTACCTGGAGTCGAACGCGACGCACCGCCGCTACAAGGTGCACCGCAGCAAGTCCTCCGCCTCGGCGTACTCACCCGAGGTGATGGAGCTACTCAGCCCCCTCTTCGACGCGCGCGCCGAGTACCTGGAAGCGGCGTTCGACACCATCGAGGAGAAGTGGGGCGGGGTGGACACGTATCTGGAGCAGGGCCTGGGCGTGACCCCCGAGATCCGGGAGCGACTGCGGGAGCGGTTCCTCGACTGA
- a CDS encoding M23 family metallopeptidase, whose product MPAKGKHRRPKSQRFTRSIAVAGTGGAALALPLLGATGAHAATPQSAADSVASVSNVANKAAESAPAAAGKKAEAKKAAAKTYSVRAGDSLSKIADTQDVNGGWKKLYEDNRKAIGGDPALIHPGLKLSIGKAAAASSSDSGASKATQSSAKKVAAPKAAAAPKAASEAGAAGFTLPVAGAGVGTPYKMSGSMWSSGYHTGVDFVVPTGTSLKSVGAGTVVSAGWGGAYGNQVVIQLEDGHYAQYAHLSSLSVSAGQAVTEGQQVGLSGATGNVTGPHLHFEIRTTPDYGSDVDPLAYLRGKGVSV is encoded by the coding sequence ATGCCCGCGAAGGGTAAGCACCGCCGTCCCAAGTCCCAGCGTTTCACCCGCTCCATAGCCGTCGCCGGAACCGGCGGCGCGGCGCTCGCCCTTCCGCTGCTCGGCGCGACCGGAGCGCACGCCGCGACTCCGCAGTCCGCCGCCGATTCCGTGGCGAGCGTCTCGAATGTCGCGAACAAGGCCGCCGAATCGGCGCCTGCCGCCGCCGGCAAGAAGGCCGAGGCGAAGAAGGCCGCGGCCAAGACCTATTCCGTGCGTGCGGGCGACTCCCTGTCGAAGATCGCCGACACGCAGGACGTCAACGGTGGCTGGAAGAAGCTGTACGAGGACAACCGCAAGGCGATCGGCGGTGACCCGGCGCTGATCCACCCGGGCCTGAAGCTGTCGATCGGCAAGGCCGCCGCCGCTTCGAGCTCCGACTCCGGCGCCTCCAAGGCCACCCAGTCCTCCGCGAAGAAGGTCGCGGCCCCGAAGGCCGCCGCCGCTCCCAAGGCCGCGTCCGAAGCCGGTGCCGCCGGCTTCACGCTGCCGGTCGCGGGCGCGGGCGTCGGTACCCCGTACAAGATGTCGGGCAGTATGTGGTCCAGCGGATACCACACCGGCGTCGACTTCGTGGTCCCGACCGGCACGTCCCTCAAGTCCGTCGGCGCGGGCACGGTCGTCTCGGCCGGCTGGGGCGGCGCGTACGGCAACCAGGTCGTCATCCAGCTCGAAGACGGCCACTACGCCCAGTACGCCCACCTGTCCTCCCTCTCCGTCTCGGCCGGACAGGCCGTGACCGAGGGCCAGCAGGTCGGCCTCTCCGGCGCGACGGGCAACGTCACCGGCCCGCACCTGCACTTCGAGATCCGCACCACCCCGGACTACGGCTCGGACGTGGACCCGCTGGCGTACCTGCGTGGCAAGGGCGTCTCCGTCTGA
- a CDS encoding glutamate dehydrogenase codes for MTAQDSSPLMTLTWTDHVTGRQGHLVVDRLVRGVSSGGLRMRAGCTLDEVAGLARGMTMKEALHYNPESRYVPLGGAKGGIDCDPQAPEAYGLLVRYLRAMRPYIESLWTTGEDLGLTQDLVDRAAAEAGLVSSIQAVYPLLDDEAAARRRLADAFAVEVDGIGLDELVGGCGVAESVLAALDRAGVAYEGTRVSVQGLGTMGGATARFLARAGLRIVAVADVKGTIANPGGLDVDALLAARDTYGTIDRAALRPGDRELPGDAWLSADADVLVPAAVSYTIDTTNQGRITARWIVEAANMPVLPGAEQQLAGRGVTVLPDVVVNSGTNAWWWWTLFGDIGADADEAFAYTRRSMRALIDQTLARAEADGTTPRAAAHAIVADRLPVIAERFGWYR; via the coding sequence ATGACCGCCCAGGACAGCAGCCCGTTGATGACGCTCACCTGGACCGACCACGTCACCGGCCGCCAGGGGCATCTGGTCGTCGACCGGCTGGTACGCGGTGTCTCCAGCGGCGGGCTGCGCATGCGGGCGGGCTGCACGCTGGACGAGGTCGCCGGGCTCGCCCGTGGAATGACCATGAAAGAGGCCCTGCACTACAACCCCGAGAGCCGCTACGTACCGCTGGGCGGCGCCAAGGGCGGCATCGACTGCGATCCCCAGGCCCCGGAGGCGTACGGCCTGCTCGTGCGCTATCTGCGTGCCATGCGCCCGTACATCGAGAGCCTCTGGACCACCGGGGAGGATCTCGGTCTCACCCAGGACCTCGTCGACCGGGCCGCGGCGGAGGCGGGGCTCGTGTCGTCGATCCAGGCCGTGTATCCGCTGCTCGACGACGAGGCGGCGGCCCGGCGGCGGCTGGCGGACGCGTTCGCGGTCGAGGTGGACGGCATCGGGCTCGACGAGCTGGTCGGCGGCTGCGGGGTGGCCGAGTCGGTCCTCGCGGCCCTGGACCGGGCCGGGGTCGCGTACGAGGGGACCCGGGTCTCCGTGCAGGGCCTGGGCACCATGGGCGGGGCCACGGCCCGCTTCCTCGCGCGCGCGGGGCTCAGAATCGTGGCCGTCGCCGACGTGAAGGGCACGATCGCCAACCCCGGAGGGCTGGACGTCGACGCGCTGCTCGCCGCCCGGGACACGTACGGAACGATCGACCGTGCGGCGCTGCGTCCGGGCGACCGCGAACTGCCCGGCGACGCCTGGCTGTCCGCCGACGCCGACGTGCTGGTGCCGGCGGCGGTCTCGTACACGATCGACACCACCAACCAGGGGCGGATCACGGCCCGTTGGATCGTCGAGGCCGCCAACATGCCCGTCCTGCCGGGCGCGGAGCAGCAGCTCGCCGGCCGCGGTGTCACCGTCCTGCCGGACGTCGTGGTCAACTCCGGGACCAACGCCTGGTGGTGGTGGACCCTGTTCGGCGACATCGGGGCCGACGCGGACGAGGCGTTCGCGTACACGCGGCGTTCGATGCGTGCCCTGATCGACCAGACGCTCGCGCGCGCGGAGGCCGACGGGACGACACCGCGGGCGGCCGCGCACGCGATCGTCGCGGACCGGCTGCCGGTGATCGCGGAGCGCTTCGGCTGGTACCGCTGA
- a CDS encoding aspartate aminotransferase family protein: MTTSKPQEFDLAGLLAERGAERYELHAKHLNHQLPRMLHTIGFDKVYERADGAYFWDADGNEYLDMLAGFGVMGLGRHHPVVRKALHDVLDAQLADLTRFDCQPLPGLLAEKLLTHSPHLDRVFFGNSGTEAVETALKFARYATGKPRVLYCTHAFHGLTTGSLSVNGEDGFRDGFAPLLPDTAVPLGDLDALARELKRGDVAALIVEPIQGKGVHESPPGYLRGAQELLRKHKALLIADEVQTGLGRTGDFYAYQHEDGVEPDLVCVAKALSGGYVPVGATLGKDWIFKKVYSTMDRVLVHSASFGANAQAMAAGLAVLSVMENEQIVANARATGEQLKSRLAALVDKYELLSDVRGRGLMIGIEFGRPKSLKLRSRWTMLQAARKGLFAQMVVVPLLQRHRILTQVSGDHLEVIKLIPPLVVGERDVDRFVEAFTAVMDDAHSGGGLMWDFGKTLVKQAVANR, from the coding sequence ATGACCACCAGCAAGCCCCAGGAGTTCGACCTCGCCGGCCTCCTCGCCGAGCGCGGAGCCGAGCGCTACGAGCTGCACGCGAAGCATCTGAACCACCAGCTGCCGCGCATGCTGCACACCATCGGCTTCGACAAGGTCTACGAGCGGGCCGACGGCGCGTACTTCTGGGACGCGGACGGCAACGAGTACCTGGACATGCTGGCCGGGTTCGGGGTGATGGGCCTGGGCCGCCATCACCCCGTCGTCCGCAAGGCGCTGCACGACGTCCTCGACGCCCAGCTCGCCGACCTCACCCGCTTCGACTGCCAGCCGCTGCCCGGGCTGCTGGCGGAGAAGCTGCTCACACACAGTCCGCATCTGGACCGGGTGTTCTTCGGCAACAGCGGTACGGAGGCCGTCGAGACCGCGCTGAAGTTCGCCCGGTACGCGACCGGGAAGCCGAGGGTCCTGTACTGCACCCACGCCTTCCACGGTCTGACCACCGGGTCCCTGTCCGTGAACGGCGAGGACGGCTTCCGGGACGGCTTCGCCCCGCTGCTGCCCGACACGGCGGTCCCGCTCGGCGATCTCGACGCGCTGGCAAGGGAGTTGAAGAGGGGCGACGTCGCCGCGCTGATCGTCGAGCCGATCCAGGGCAAGGGCGTGCACGAGTCGCCGCCCGGATATCTGCGCGGCGCACAGGAGTTGCTGCGCAAGCACAAGGCGCTGCTCATCGCGGACGAGGTGCAGACGGGGCTCGGCCGGACGGGAGACTTCTACGCCTACCAGCACGAGGACGGCGTGGAGCCGGACCTGGTGTGTGTGGCCAAGGCACTGTCCGGCGGGTATGTGCCCGTCGGGGCCACCCTCGGCAAGGACTGGATCTTCAAGAAGGTCTACTCGACCATGGACCGCGTCCTCGTGCACTCGGCGAGCTTCGGGGCCAACGCGCAGGCCATGGCGGCGGGCCTCGCCGTGCTGTCGGTCATGGAGAACGAGCAGATCGTCGCCAACGCCCGGGCCACGGGGGAGCAGTTGAAGTCCCGGCTCGCGGCGCTCGTCGACAAGTACGAGCTGCTGAGCGATGTACGCGGCCGTGGGCTGATGATCGGCATCGAGTTCGGGCGGCCCAAGTCGCTGAAGCTGCGCAGCCGTTGGACGATGCTGCAGGCCGCGCGGAAGGGGCTGTTCGCCCAGATGGTGGTCGTGCCGCTGCTCCAACGGCACCGGATCCTCACCCAGGTCTCCGGCGATCATCTGGAGGTGATCAAGCTGATTCCGCCGCTGGTCGTCGGGGAGCGGGACGTCGACCGGTTCGTGGAGGCCTTCACCGCCGTGATGGACGACGCGCACAGCGGGGGCGGCCTGATGTGGGATTTCGGGAAGACGCTGGTGAAGCAGGCGGTCGCCAACCGGTAG